A single region of the Syntrophorhabdaceae bacterium genome encodes:
- a CDS encoding potassium-transporting ATPase subunit C, with amino-acid sequence MKIIFRSAIGITICTLVLTGIMYPLFITGIAQVLFPYRAGGSLITGGEGNIVGSELIAQDFRDPAYFHPRPSAAGGKGYNGAASSGSNLGPTSKRLRNRVTKEIERLKKENPAAEGPIPVELVTTSGSGLDPHLSPSGA; translated from the coding sequence GTGAAAATAATCTTTCGTTCGGCTATAGGCATTACAATCTGCACGCTTGTTCTTACCGGGATCATGTACCCGCTTTTTATCACCGGCATCGCTCAAGTACTTTTTCCCTACCGTGCGGGAGGGAGCCTGATTACCGGTGGAGAGGGCAATATCGTCGGCTCGGAGCTCATTGCACAGGACTTCAGGGATCCGGCATATTTTCATCCAAGACCTTCCGCGGCAGGAGGGAAGGGGTATAACGGGGCTGCCTCCTCGGGATCCAACCTTGGTCCAACCTCAAAAAGACTCAGGAACAGGGTGACGAAGGAGATAGAACGGTTAAAGAAAGAAAATCCAGCGGCGGAAGGCCCTATTCCCGTAGAACTCGTAACAACCTCCGGAAGCGGGCTTGATCCCCATCTCTCTCCATCGGGTGCG
- the kdpB gene encoding potassium-transporting ATPase subunit KdpB: MIKRKREIALFDRNILRQSVWESIKKLSPRVMAGNPVMFVVEIGSFLTSILFIRDIFSPDRAAAPLWFTGLVSVWLWFTVIFANFAEAVAEGRGKAQAEALKKMRRDTTAFLYLEGKEWAIPSSQLNKGDVVMVKAGNIIPGDGEVIEGIASVDESAITGESAPVIRESGGDRSAVTGGTKVLSDQIIVKITAKPGDSFLDKMISLVEGASRQKTPNEIALHILLVGLTFIFLLVCVTLIPLAFYSNIRLSVTVAVALLVCLIPTTIGGLLSAIGIAGIDRLVRKNVLATSGRAIEAAGDVDTLLLDKTGTITLGNRMAVELIPVNGTNPEDIAYTAYLSSISDETPEGRSIITLIASQFPDKKFDQEAGEVAFIPFSAYTRMSGYDVDGVPVRKGAVDAVCKFVQESGGSVPAEVHQIAGRIGDSGGTPLAVSRGNTILGIIHLKDIVKEGMRDRFERFRAMGIKTIMITGDNPRTAAAIAKEANVDGFLAEATPEAKMNFIREEQLKGRLVAMTGDGTNDAPALAQADVGMAMNTGTQAAREAANMVDLDSDPTKLLEVVEVGKQLLMTRGTLTTFSIANDVAKYFAILPAMFAGVYPEISPLNVMSLASPWSAILSTVIFNAIIIIFLIPLALKGVQYRPLGASIILRRSLLIYGLGGVITPFVGIKVIDMLLKAVGLA; this comes from the coding sequence ATGATAAAACGAAAAAGAGAGATCGCGCTCTTTGACAGAAATATCCTGCGGCAAAGCGTGTGGGAAAGCATAAAAAAACTATCACCACGGGTGATGGCCGGAAACCCCGTCATGTTCGTAGTAGAGATCGGGAGTTTTCTTACCTCCATTCTGTTCATAAGAGATATCTTTTCCCCTGATCGCGCCGCTGCACCCCTGTGGTTTACCGGCCTGGTGAGCGTCTGGCTGTGGTTTACGGTAATCTTTGCCAATTTCGCAGAGGCCGTTGCAGAGGGGAGAGGCAAGGCGCAGGCAGAGGCCCTGAAGAAGATGAGAAGGGACACAACAGCGTTTCTTTACCTGGAAGGCAAGGAATGGGCAATACCCTCATCGCAGCTTAATAAAGGTGACGTTGTCATGGTGAAGGCGGGTAATATCATACCGGGCGACGGCGAGGTGATCGAGGGCATCGCATCCGTCGACGAATCGGCCATTACCGGCGAATCTGCGCCGGTAATCAGAGAAAGCGGCGGGGACCGCTCGGCTGTAACGGGCGGCACCAAAGTCCTTTCAGATCAGATCATCGTGAAGATTACTGCAAAACCCGGTGACTCCTTTCTCGACAAGATGATCTCCCTCGTTGAGGGCGCGTCACGTCAGAAGACGCCCAACGAGATCGCCCTTCATATCCTGCTTGTGGGATTGACCTTCATCTTTCTCCTTGTCTGCGTAACCCTCATTCCCCTCGCGTTTTATTCAAATATCCGGCTTTCCGTCACTGTTGCGGTGGCCCTCCTTGTCTGTCTCATACCGACCACGATCGGAGGGCTGCTCTCTGCCATCGGCATTGCGGGGATAGACAGGCTCGTCAGGAAGAATGTCCTTGCCACAAGCGGAAGGGCCATAGAGGCGGCAGGAGACGTTGACACCCTTCTTCTGGACAAGACAGGGACGATAACCCTCGGGAACAGGATGGCTGTGGAGCTGATCCCTGTAAATGGAACAAACCCTGAAGATATTGCCTATACGGCATACCTTTCAAGCATATCGGATGAGACACCTGAGGGACGATCGATCATCACCCTTATCGCATCGCAATTTCCCGATAAAAAGTTCGATCAGGAAGCCGGGGAGGTCGCATTTATCCCCTTCAGCGCCTATACGAGGATGAGCGGATATGATGTCGATGGGGTCCCTGTCCGGAAAGGGGCTGTGGACGCGGTATGCAAGTTTGTGCAGGAATCGGGCGGATCTGTTCCGGCTGAGGTTCACCAGATTGCCGGGCGCATAGGCGACAGCGGCGGAACGCCTTTAGCCGTGTCACGGGGAAACACGATACTCGGCATCATCCATCTTAAGGACATCGTGAAGGAAGGAATGCGGGACCGGTTCGAGCGTTTCAGGGCCATGGGAATAAAGACCATCATGATCACCGGTGATAATCCGAGGACAGCCGCGGCTATCGCTAAGGAGGCAAACGTCGACGGCTTCCTCGCTGAAGCGACCCCGGAGGCAAAGATGAATTTCATCAGGGAAGAACAACTGAAGGGAAGGCTTGTAGCTATGACAGGGGATGGGACCAATGATGCGCCCGCGCTCGCCCAGGCAGATGTGGGGATGGCCATGAATACCGGGACGCAGGCCGCCAGGGAGGCTGCAAACATGGTTGACCTTGATTCGGATCCGACGAAACTTCTTGAAGTCGTTGAGGTGGGAAAACAACTCCTTATGACAAGAGGAACGCTCACAACCTTTTCCATTGCCAATGACGTGGCAAAATACTTCGCGATCCTCCCTGCCATGTTCGCGGGAGTCTATCCGGAGATATCCCCGCTCAACGTCATGAGCCTCGCTTCTCCGTGGAGCGCTATCCTCTCCACGGTTATCTTCAATGCCATAATCATCATCTTTCTTATCCCCCTCGCCCTCAAAGGTGTTCAATACCGGCCCCTGGGAGCAAGCATCATCCTCAGGCGTTCTCTCCTTATCTATGGACTCGGCGGCGTGATCACGCCTTTCGTCGGTATCAAGGTCATCGACATGCTGTTGAAGGCCGTAGGTCTTGCTTAG